CTATCTCAGTTAAAGCTCAAAGCGCTAAAGCTCAAACTCTCTCAAATTCTTCGGTAGGGCAGTGGCAAGTCCGTCTTGTGACAGGTGATATATTAACGGTACTTATCACTTCAGACGGCACGTTGTACTTGATCGATCCATCCAACAATGAAGCTACTAAGCTAGCAACACAGATCAAGAAGATTTCGGATGTTGGGAGCATTCCTATAGGCACCCAAATTTCAGAATCTTTTGAAAATCAGATCAAGATAATGATACAGTTCGAAGCTAAACTATATGTCCGTGCACTCAATAGAGCGCAACAAGCATTCCATTTGGAGGAAAGTCGCTTTGCCTCTGATGTACCTTCTCTAGGCATGTATCAAGACGGAGATAATGAAAGCTACAAGTATTCTGTCAGGCTAATTGGTGAAAGAGGAATAGCCCAAAGTATCGGGCTTGCAAAAGTAGAAAGCCTGAAAAGCTACACTGGTATTGTGGCAACGCGAGGGGGAGAAATTAGTGGAGAGATTATAACCGTGAGTATTCTCTGCCAGAGCAATCAACCTACTACAGCATTGCCTCCGAAGCCATCTCAAAGTGAAATAGATAATTTAAGGTGTCCTGCTGGTTATTCAATTCTAGACTGATAAGTGGGATGCTATCCATCGTCACATATTCCAATCAAAGGTTTTGCCATCTTTTCTGGAGTTCCTAGAAAACCCATAAGATATTGAGAAGATGCAGCTTTTGGGAGGCGTGACGTGCCCATCAATATTTTGGCGTGCTTAATTGGGCTGTTGTTGGCCTTAGCTGGATGCGCGATCGCTTTGACTTCGATGCGATGGGGATTGCAGACTTTAACGCCGCTCACCCAGGACTTTCTTCGGTCCTCATTCCTTCGCAGGCATGCACCAAAAAGATGATTCGAAAGAACTGGTTCTTTTTGATGTGCAAACAGAGCAGGGGATGGTGATGCCAGCACAATTCATTGAAGATTTTAAGACGCTCAGTATTGCCCGTGTGATCTATCAGGGTAAATTGACGGGTCAGTTTATCGAGGACGTGCGCAATGGAAAGTACGGAGTCGCTGGAGGCGTGGTGTATAAGGGAGGTCGCTATCGCGATGAGCTATGGAGGGTGAAGATCAAGACTTATGCTTATATGAGCAACTCCAACAAGCTTTCCAGGACAATTGGGATGCTTATTGGGAGTAGTGGCTTGGGCAACTGAGGAACCCCTTCAAAGCCGAGAGACTACTGATGTCAAGAGAGGGTTAGTCGAATCGGCGCTATTGGTTCTTCTGCTTGCTGGAGTTGCGGGCGCGCTTCTGCATCTTTAGGATTGAGCTTGAGCGCTATGGACAAGCGGGAGCATCAATTATGATTAGTTGCAGTACGTTGCGATCGCTACTTGTGTGCATTGAGCTATGAAATCTGTGTCTGATACTACTACCTCAAAATCTCTACCACCCGGGCAATCTGGCTGGCCTTTGTTAGGGGAAACCTTGGCATTTTTTGGAGATGCGAAGTTTGCCCTTAAACGTCACGAAAAATATGGGGATGTCTTTAGAACTCAGTTACTGGGGCAGCCCACTGTTTTCTTGCGGGGTGCTGAGGCTAACCGCTTCGTTCTGTCGCAAGAAAATGAATATTTCGCGATTAGTTGGCCAACAAGTACCAAAGTTTTACTTGGCCCTCTCTCGTTGTCTTTGCAGACTGGAGGCACCCATCAAAGTCGCCGCAAATTGCTCGCTCAAGCATTTCTGCCGCGATCGCTATCTAGCTATATCCCCACGATGTTAGAGATTACTCGCACCTATCTCAAGCGTTGGGAGAGCCTAGAGACTCTCACTTGGTATCCTGAACTGCGGAACTATACGCTCGATGTGGCTTGCAAATTATTCGTCGGTCTCGATCAAGGTTCACA
This genomic interval from Trichocoleus desertorum ATA4-8-CV12 contains the following:
- a CDS encoding type IV pilin-like G/H family protein yields the protein MRVKLELLLTAKIANLMLKFITCLAIISLLVSGFARPTAASSISVKAQSAKAQTLSNSSVGQWQVRLVTGDILTVLITSDGTLYLIDPSNNEATKLATQIKKISDVGSIPIGTQISESFENQIKIMIQFEAKLYVRALNRAQQAFHLEESRFASDVPSLGMYQDGDNESYKYSVRLIGERGIAQSIGLAKVESLKSYTGIVATRGGEISGEIITVSILCQSNQPTTALPPKPSQSEIDNLRCPAGYSILD